One window from the genome of Megalobrama amblycephala isolate DHTTF-2021 linkage group LG4, ASM1881202v1, whole genome shotgun sequence encodes:
- the LOC125267541 gene encoding coiled-coil domain-containing protein 158-like isoform X2 produces MMNAELENTMQIISEHSCTVDMQQYLTNQIEQLRGENQQLKAALREAELRLSTMEREKACQQAALSEKTCNVDQLTLEKQQMTAELGMRHMQLTQLKEGQEALKEQFGSKTCELEQQNLNLRTQLKTARAELAQANSWLRALEGADGHGLKVALGMQKQITAKREQIDFLQSRIQLLEEIIEKLKMEKHRQALLVKRQTQELVSERESRRRLESEVEALCSQEQELKGKAERLESALFKVSESFAECQDFIQKQEQEFMRLKLHHTLDIKELQSQNWRNVPRSPVSSRTLQTHLPVTQHIINGLMEMRVCDPIVQLKNTGRELRGGIVEDQGPHTSTSFRRRPEEDHKSRQPTETKDAECTTWPIGRITSYR; encoded by the exons ATGATGAATGCAGAGCTGGAAAATACCATGCAGATTATCTCCGAGCACAGCTGCACTGTGGACATGCAACAATATTTGACTAACCAGATCGAGCAGCTCAGAGGGGAGAATCAACAACTGAAG GCTGCATTGAGAGAGGCAGAGCTCAGACTCAGCACAATGGAGAGAGAGAAGGCCTGTCAGCAGGCTGCGCTCTCAGAAAAGACCTGCAATGTTGATCAGCTTACTTTAGAGAAACAGCAGATGACCGCTGAGCTGGGAATGCGGCATATGCAGCTTACCCAGCTGAAAG AGGGACAGGAAGCTTTAAAAGAGCAGTTTGGCAGTAAGACCTGTGAGCTGGAACAACAGAACCTCAACCTCAGGACTCAGCTGAAGACAGCACGGGCAGAGCTGGCCCAGGCCAACAGTTGGTTGAGAGCACTGGAAGGAGCTGATGGTCatg GTCTTAAGGTCGCTCTTGGGATGCAGAAACAGATCACTGCTAAAAGAGAGCAGATTGATTTTCTGCAAAGCCGAATTCAGCTGCTGGAGGAGATCATTGAGAAGCTCAAGATG GAGAAGCATCGTCAGGCATTGCTGGTTAAGAGACAAACACAAGAGCTAGTGTCCGAGAGGGAGAGCAGGAGAAGACTGGAGTCAGAAGTGGAGGCTCTTTGCTCACAAGAGCAAGAACTCAAAGGCAAAGCAGAGAGACTGGAATCAGCTTTATTCAAGGTGTCTG AGAGTTTTGCTGAATGCCAAGACTTTATTCAGAAGCAGGAACAGGAGTTTATGAGGCTGAAACTGCATCATACTTTAGATATAAAG GAATTGCAAAGCCAGAACTGGCGTAACGTCCCCAGATCTCCAGTCAGCAGCCGTACCCTACAGACTCATCTTCCCGTCACTCAGCATATCATTAATGGCCTAATGGAG ATGAGAGTCTGTGACCCTATTGTACAGCTGAAGAACACTGGAAGAGAGCTGCGTGGTGGGATTGTTGAAGATCAAGGACCACACACTAGTACGAGCTTCAGGAGGAGACCCGAGGAAGACCACAAATCTAGACA ACCTACAGAAACTAAAGATGCAGAATGTACCACATGGCCAATTGGGAGAATAACCAGTTACAG ATAA
- the LOC125267541 gene encoding coiled-coil domain-containing protein 158-like isoform X1: MMNAELENTMQIISEHSCTVDMQQYLTNQIEQLRGENQQLKAALREAELRLSTMEREKACQQAALSEKTCNVDQLTLEKQQMTAELGMRHMQLTQLKEGQEALKEQFGSKTCELEQQNLNLRTQLKTARAELAQANSWLRALEGADGHGLKVALGMQKQITAKREQIDFLQSRIQLLEEIIEKLKMEKHRQALLVKRQTQELVSERESRRRLESEVEALCSQEQELKGKAERLESALFKVSESFAECQDFIQKQEQEFMRLKLHHTLDIKELQSQNWRNVPRSPVSSRTLQTHLPVTQHIINGLMEMRVCDPIVQLKNTGRELRGGIVEDQGPHTSTSFRRRPEEDHKSRQPTETKDAECTTWPIGRITSYSELRTADPYKQDCNSPLSADNNAVRFRLGQMCYSRSARAAGRRSPVHLLLTSDLPADRNYCLEMEHPANANQISANNQDELKGQELQKSKLDRP, from the exons ATGATGAATGCAGAGCTGGAAAATACCATGCAGATTATCTCCGAGCACAGCTGCACTGTGGACATGCAACAATATTTGACTAACCAGATCGAGCAGCTCAGAGGGGAGAATCAACAACTGAAG GCTGCATTGAGAGAGGCAGAGCTCAGACTCAGCACAATGGAGAGAGAGAAGGCCTGTCAGCAGGCTGCGCTCTCAGAAAAGACCTGCAATGTTGATCAGCTTACTTTAGAGAAACAGCAGATGACCGCTGAGCTGGGAATGCGGCATATGCAGCTTACCCAGCTGAAAG AGGGACAGGAAGCTTTAAAAGAGCAGTTTGGCAGTAAGACCTGTGAGCTGGAACAACAGAACCTCAACCTCAGGACTCAGCTGAAGACAGCACGGGCAGAGCTGGCCCAGGCCAACAGTTGGTTGAGAGCACTGGAAGGAGCTGATGGTCatg GTCTTAAGGTCGCTCTTGGGATGCAGAAACAGATCACTGCTAAAAGAGAGCAGATTGATTTTCTGCAAAGCCGAATTCAGCTGCTGGAGGAGATCATTGAGAAGCTCAAGATG GAGAAGCATCGTCAGGCATTGCTGGTTAAGAGACAAACACAAGAGCTAGTGTCCGAGAGGGAGAGCAGGAGAAGACTGGAGTCAGAAGTGGAGGCTCTTTGCTCACAAGAGCAAGAACTCAAAGGCAAAGCAGAGAGACTGGAATCAGCTTTATTCAAGGTGTCTG AGAGTTTTGCTGAATGCCAAGACTTTATTCAGAAGCAGGAACAGGAGTTTATGAGGCTGAAACTGCATCATACTTTAGATATAAAG GAATTGCAAAGCCAGAACTGGCGTAACGTCCCCAGATCTCCAGTCAGCAGCCGTACCCTACAGACTCATCTTCCCGTCACTCAGCATATCATTAATGGCCTAATGGAG ATGAGAGTCTGTGACCCTATTGTACAGCTGAAGAACACTGGAAGAGAGCTGCGTGGTGGGATTGTTGAAGATCAAGGACCACACACTAGTACGAGCTTCAGGAGGAGACCCGAGGAAGACCACAAATCTAGACA ACCTACAGAAACTAAAGATGCAGAATGTACCACATGGCCAATTGGGAGAATAACCAGTTACAG TGAGCTCAGAACTGCTGATCCTTATAAGCAGGATTGCAACAGCCCTTTATCAGCTGACA ATAATGCAGTACGTTTTAGATTGGGCCAGATGTGCTATTCCCGCTCTGCTCGTGCGGCAGGACGCAGGTCTCCTGTGCACCTTCTACTCACTTCTGATCTTCCTGCtgacagaaactattgcctggAGATGGAGCACCCTGCCAACGCTAATCAGATAT CTGCCAACAATCAAGATGAGCTCAAAGGACAGGAATTGCAGAAAAGCAAGCTGGACAGACCGTAG
- the fam189a2 gene encoding protein FAM189A2 isoform X1, with the protein MSLPVVLPGSCCRLSGAALAHQLANASYRSRSRCVSALPSRMSGSQTRIIPALLPARPLLSLGLLQLVLGCSMVALSFGALSLSNSPPIRNSCPFWAGSSVILSGIIGLTTWKRPMLLLVNLFVLLSVVCILLNLAGFILCCQGAQLVSSTINCQLSEQGDLCYCCSETPSTQCQEEKLIKIYAGHACGTMRILLKKVLFALCALNALATAVCLVAAALRYLQIFSTRRPCMEEARPVPEEVEEQTHLPDPDEFVAPAPPPSYFSTFYSYTPRLARRMFGDGMIPLPHIYGARIKGVEVFCPLDPPPPYEAVASQPAAQAQNTEVQMTDLTEVLTESAETETHSDDRSCQTAILSPTPPIQSRQPHTAVSSSRKPHRPRLRRSNSDPVLLDLTAKVMSCEAATQTELGPGPASVTGTEHGTVTLRRGRGKRKPRPNSMVDYQNYRDTKLLVARFLEQSSCSLTPEVQELVNSIKTVLRSDEEHMEEAVRCASFIDQAITVSEVAPAQSTLHRQVQTELTSNTLPLRKRPGILHLRSCGDLSSFTWAQLQTGPERRTGTHSRTNSRMGSRAGSRRLEQERPHSLIGVFRETVL; encoded by the exons ATGTCTCTGCCCGTAGTACTGCCTGGATCTTGTTGTCGTTTATCAGGGGCTGCTCTGGCCCATCAGCTCGCAAACGCATCTTACAGAAGTCGCAGCCGCTGTGTGTCCGCTCTTCCGTCCCGTATGTCTGGATCGCAGACGCGCATCATCCCGGCGCTGCTGCCCGCTCGCCCTCTGCTCTCCCTCGGCTTGCTGCAGCTGGTTCTCGGCTGCTCCATGGTGGCGCTCTCTTTCGGGGCTCTGTCCCTTAGCAACTCGCCCCCTATTAGAAACTCCTGTCCGTTTTGGGCCGGGTCTTCT GTCATCCTCTCTGGGATTATAGGACTAACCACATGGAAACGGCCAATGCTACTATTG GTGAATCTGTTTGTATTGCTGTCAGTGGTCTGTATCCTGCTAAACCTGGCAGGGTTCATCCTCTGCTGTCAGGGGGCTCAGCTGGTCTCCAGTACCATTAACTGCCAGCTG AGTGAGCAGGGCGATCTCTGTTACTGTTGTTCAGAAACTCCGAGCACTCAGTGCCAAGAGGAGAAGTTGATTAAGATCTACGCAGGTCATGCATGTGGCACAATGAGAATCCTGCTCAAG AAAGTGCTCTTTGCTTTGTGTGCACTGAATGCTTTGGCCACAGCTGTGTGTCTGGTTGCTGCTGCTCTCAGATATCTCCAGATCTTCTCAACCAGACGGCCCTGCATG GAAGAGGCCAGGCCTGTTCCAGAGGAAGTGGAGGAGCAAACTCATCTTCCTGACCCTGATGAATTTGTAGCTCCTGCACCTCCCCCTTCATACTTCTCCACCTTCTACTCCTACACCCCTCGCCTGGCTCGCag AATGTTTGGTGACGGTATGATTCCTCTTCCTCACATTTACGGTGCCAGAATTAAAGGAGTGGAGGTCTTCTGTCCTCTAGACCCTCCTCCACCTTATGAAGCTGTTGCATCACAGCCAGCAGCTCAG GCCCAGAATACTGAAGTGCAAATGACTGATCTGACCGAGGTCCTCACAGAGAGTGCAGAGACGGAGACGCACAGTGATG ACCGAAGCTGTCAGACGGCCATATTGAGCCCCACACCCCCGATACAATCCAGACAGCCTCACACCGCAGTTTCCTCCAGCAGAAAACCTCACAGACCTCGCCTCCGCAGGTCCAACAGTGACCCCGTCCTGCTAGACCTGACCGCCAAAG TAATGAGTTGTGAAGCAGCTACACAGACAGAATTAGGCCCTGGTCCGGCGTCAGTGACTGGAACAGAGCATGGGACGGTAACGCTACGTCGGGGCCGTGGCAAACGGAAGCCTCGACCCAACTCCATGGTGGACTACCAGAACTATAGAGACACAAAACTGCTGGTGGCACGCTTTCTGGAGCAGTCCTCATGCAGCTTGACCCCTGAGGTACAGGAGCTGGTCAACAGCATCAAAACCGTGCTGCGCTCTGATGAGGAACACATGGAGGAGGCCGTTCGCTGTGCCAGCTTCATTGATCAG GCCATCACAGTTTCAGAGGTTGCCCCAGCTCAATCCACCCTCCACAGACAGGTGCAGACGGAGCTCACCTCCAACACGCTGCCTCTGCGCAAACGGCCGGGCATCCTTCACCTGCGCAGCTGTGGTGATCTCAGCTCCTTCACCTGGGCACAGCTCCAGACAGGGCCGGAGCGCAGGACAGGCACTCATTCTCGAACTAATTCCAGGATGGGCTCTCGGGCAGGATCCCGCCGCTTGGAACAGGAACGCCCACACAGCCTTATAGGAGTCTTCCGAGAAACTGTCCTCTGA
- the zgc:158260 gene encoding protein FAM47E, whose amino-acid sequence MSFKTGQVENIKFPWFKERLKTKYLRDLRQKQQLSGALDSRKWRFLSPGLDDFRDGYPTVNEELFTQSKCGPSPALFGMPSHACSVKFPQKRLSKYQACYSKQNPQSQAQREFIDAVEHKLKQHPLALYPHLESGMTPELFDQVLFVLDPDMCIKEELSITSPTKKMEHLEESRAQFSTPETIKPSITIKPPREKCKDARPRNPYKWQRLKGTLGVKEDQTTSVKHLHSVSQEEDKQIIIKLFCEWITSLDGETSDLTESTILDLFKSDYEKKPSVTLPINKTDPNQTRAKLHSSVEESHKDQCVKELTQAYKPNRPQAANDPQALAEITGSLDFEEQLSEQDKELKQIHGLQAFREFIIKKGVRMPRFLSAVFSEDEQKNRIRSSTSSSTGRAVH is encoded by the exons ATGTCTTTCAAAACCGGACAAGTGGAAAACATTAAGTTCCCCTG GTTTAAGGAACGACTAAAGACTAAATATCTCAGGGATCTAAGGCAAAAGCAACAGTTATCTGGGGCATTAGATAGTCGCAAATGGCGTTTTTTGTCCCCGGGCCTGGATGACTTTAGAGATGGTTACCCGACAGTGAATGAAGAGCTCTTCACCCAGTCTAAGTGTGGACCCTCCCCTGCGCTCTTTGGGATGCCGAGCCACGCCTGTTCAGTGAAGTTCCCGCAGAAGAGACTGAGTAAATATCAAGCGTGTTACTCAAAGCAGAATCCCCAGAGTCAAGCTCAGCGTGAGTTCATTGATGCTGTCGAGCACAAACTCAAACAACACCCTCTGGCCCTATACCCACATCTGGAGAGCGGTATGACACCAGAG TTATTTGATCAGGTGTTGTTCGTCCTGGATCCTGATATGTGCATAAAGGAAGAATTGTCCATAACCTCTCCAACAAAGAAAATGGAACATCTAGAAGAAAGCAGAGCACAATTCTCAACTCCAGAGACAATAAAACCATCCATCACCATCAA ACCTCCAAGAGAGAAATGTAAAGATGCCAGACCAAGAAATCCCTATAAATGGCAGAGACTCAAAGGAACACTAGGTGTCAAAGAAGATCAGACGACGAGTGTAAAACACTTGCACTCCGTGTCCCAAGAAGAAGACAAGCAGATAATCATCAAGCTCTTTTGTGAATGGATTACTTCACTG GATGGAGAAACCAGTGATCTGACAGAGTCAACCATCTTGGACCTGTTTAAGAGTGACTATGAGAAGAAACCCTCCGTGACCTTACCTATCAACAAGACTGATCCCAATCAAACTAGAGCAAAACTCCATAGCTCTGTAGAGGAAAGTCATAAAGATCAGTGTGTTAAGGAGTTAACTCAG GCTTACAAACCCAACAGACCCCAGGCTGCCAATGATCCTCAAGCCTTGGCAGAGATCACAGGGAGTCTGGATTTTGAGGAACAGCTGAGCGAGCAG GATAAGGAGCTGAAGCAGATTCACGGCCTTCAGGCATTCAGAGAGTTCATTATCAAAAAGGGAGTGAGAATGCCAAGG TTTCTCAGTGCTGTATTCTCTGAAGATGAACAGAAGAACAGGATCAGAAGCTCCACATCATCATCTACAGGGAGAGCTGTGCATTAA
- the fam189a2 gene encoding protein FAM189A2 isoform X2, translating into MLLLVNLFVLLSVVCILLNLAGFILCCQGAQLVSSTINCQLSEQGDLCYCCSETPSTQCQEEKLIKIYAGHACGTMRILLKKVLFALCALNALATAVCLVAAALRYLQIFSTRRPCMEEARPVPEEVEEQTHLPDPDEFVAPAPPPSYFSTFYSYTPRLARRMFGDGMIPLPHIYGARIKGVEVFCPLDPPPPYEAVASQPAAQAQNTEVQMTDLTEVLTESAETETHSDDRSCQTAILSPTPPIQSRQPHTAVSSSRKPHRPRLRRSNSDPVLLDLTAKVMSCEAATQTELGPGPASVTGTEHGTVTLRRGRGKRKPRPNSMVDYQNYRDTKLLVARFLEQSSCSLTPEVQELVNSIKTVLRSDEEHMEEAVRCASFIDQAITVSEVAPAQSTLHRQVQTELTSNTLPLRKRPGILHLRSCGDLSSFTWAQLQTGPERRTGTHSRTNSRMGSRAGSRRLEQERPHSLIGVFRETVL; encoded by the exons ATGCTACTATTG GTGAATCTGTTTGTATTGCTGTCAGTGGTCTGTATCCTGCTAAACCTGGCAGGGTTCATCCTCTGCTGTCAGGGGGCTCAGCTGGTCTCCAGTACCATTAACTGCCAGCTG AGTGAGCAGGGCGATCTCTGTTACTGTTGTTCAGAAACTCCGAGCACTCAGTGCCAAGAGGAGAAGTTGATTAAGATCTACGCAGGTCATGCATGTGGCACAATGAGAATCCTGCTCAAG AAAGTGCTCTTTGCTTTGTGTGCACTGAATGCTTTGGCCACAGCTGTGTGTCTGGTTGCTGCTGCTCTCAGATATCTCCAGATCTTCTCAACCAGACGGCCCTGCATG GAAGAGGCCAGGCCTGTTCCAGAGGAAGTGGAGGAGCAAACTCATCTTCCTGACCCTGATGAATTTGTAGCTCCTGCACCTCCCCCTTCATACTTCTCCACCTTCTACTCCTACACCCCTCGCCTGGCTCGCag AATGTTTGGTGACGGTATGATTCCTCTTCCTCACATTTACGGTGCCAGAATTAAAGGAGTGGAGGTCTTCTGTCCTCTAGACCCTCCTCCACCTTATGAAGCTGTTGCATCACAGCCAGCAGCTCAG GCCCAGAATACTGAAGTGCAAATGACTGATCTGACCGAGGTCCTCACAGAGAGTGCAGAGACGGAGACGCACAGTGATG ACCGAAGCTGTCAGACGGCCATATTGAGCCCCACACCCCCGATACAATCCAGACAGCCTCACACCGCAGTTTCCTCCAGCAGAAAACCTCACAGACCTCGCCTCCGCAGGTCCAACAGTGACCCCGTCCTGCTAGACCTGACCGCCAAAG TAATGAGTTGTGAAGCAGCTACACAGACAGAATTAGGCCCTGGTCCGGCGTCAGTGACTGGAACAGAGCATGGGACGGTAACGCTACGTCGGGGCCGTGGCAAACGGAAGCCTCGACCCAACTCCATGGTGGACTACCAGAACTATAGAGACACAAAACTGCTGGTGGCACGCTTTCTGGAGCAGTCCTCATGCAGCTTGACCCCTGAGGTACAGGAGCTGGTCAACAGCATCAAAACCGTGCTGCGCTCTGATGAGGAACACATGGAGGAGGCCGTTCGCTGTGCCAGCTTCATTGATCAG GCCATCACAGTTTCAGAGGTTGCCCCAGCTCAATCCACCCTCCACAGACAGGTGCAGACGGAGCTCACCTCCAACACGCTGCCTCTGCGCAAACGGCCGGGCATCCTTCACCTGCGCAGCTGTGGTGATCTCAGCTCCTTCACCTGGGCACAGCTCCAGACAGGGCCGGAGCGCAGGACAGGCACTCATTCTCGAACTAATTCCAGGATGGGCTCTCGGGCAGGATCCCGCCGCTTGGAACAGGAACGCCCACACAGCCTTATAGGAGTCTTCCGAGAAACTGTCCTCTGA